A portion of the Granulosicoccus antarcticus IMCC3135 genome contains these proteins:
- a CDS encoding TerD family protein: MAVTLQKGGNVSLSKEAPGLTKVTVGLGWDPRVTDGTEFDLDASVFVCGEDGKVLSDKHFVFYNNAKSPDGSVEHTGDNKTGEGDGDDEQVKIDLSAVPAEVKKLVFAVTIHDASQRSQNFGQVANAFMRVINQDGEKELARYDLSEDYSVETAMIFGEVYRHNDDWKFKAIGAGFEGGLGPLASSHGVNLG, translated from the coding sequence ATGGCTGTAACACTTCAGAAAGGCGGAAACGTATCCCTGAGCAAAGAAGCTCCAGGCCTGACTAAAGTCACCGTCGGTCTCGGTTGGGATCCTCGCGTCACAGATGGAACCGAGTTTGACCTCGATGCGTCTGTGTTTGTTTGCGGTGAAGATGGCAAGGTTCTGTCCGACAAGCATTTCGTTTTCTACAATAATGCCAAGAGCCCGGATGGCTCCGTTGAGCACACGGGTGACAACAAGACCGGTGAAGGCGACGGTGATGATGAGCAGGTGAAGATTGACCTCAGTGCTGTTCCAGCCGAAGTCAAGAAACTGGTTTTCGCCGTGACTATCCATGATGCCTCACAGCGCAGTCAGAACTTTGGTCAGGTGGCCAATGCCTTTATGCGTGTTATCAATCAGGATGGCGAAAAGGAACTGGCACGCTACGACCTGTCTGAAGATTATTCCGTTGAAACGGCAATGATCTTTGGTGAAGTCTATCGTCATAACGATGATTGGAAATTCAAGGCGATCGGTGCAGGCTTTGAAGGCGGCCTTGGACCATTGGCCTCTTCACACGGTGTGAACCTGGGATAA
- a CDS encoding TerD family protein, with protein sequence MPTLAMGANAPISSRNFTLDVHLPQGAQIDVAALQLYAGGKVRGDDDMCFYNQPSIGAGALSLQVSGDKQSFTFDLDKIGADVEKIVVNATLDSGVFSSVSSLKVSTTEGIEMPVDTSGRTEAALILCEVYKRNDQWKIRNVSQGFNGGLQALAEHFGVEVAAAESPAPAPAAPTPAPTPAATPAAPASSVNLDKVSLTKNESSISLKKDDGKFGRIRVNLNWNQKTKSTGLFGMGKRGIDLDLGAFVEFKNGEFAVIQALGKAFGDLDKQPFVKLMGDDRTGTSTDGEWLEINGDAWPSFRRVLIFAFIYQGAANWQETDGVIRMMVPGQPEVEVRMNELNSNKRDIMCAVALLENNNNQIRVNREVSFFGGHEQMDKGYGWGMKWRAGRK encoded by the coding sequence ATGCCGACTCTTGCCATGGGCGCGAACGCGCCAATCTCATCGCGAAACTTCACGCTCGATGTGCATTTGCCGCAGGGGGCACAGATTGATGTGGCGGCTCTGCAGCTCTATGCCGGCGGCAAGGTACGGGGTGATGACGACATGTGCTTTTATAACCAGCCCTCGATTGGTGCTGGTGCACTGTCACTGCAAGTAAGCGGCGATAAGCAAAGCTTCACTTTCGATCTTGACAAGATCGGTGCTGATGTTGAAAAAATCGTGGTGAATGCGACTCTGGATAGCGGTGTGTTCAGTTCAGTCAGTAGTCTGAAAGTCTCGACAACCGAAGGTATCGAGATGCCCGTGGATACTTCTGGACGCACAGAAGCCGCGCTGATCCTTTGCGAGGTCTATAAACGCAACGATCAATGGAAAATTCGCAATGTGAGCCAGGGGTTCAATGGCGGCCTGCAAGCTCTGGCAGAACACTTCGGTGTTGAAGTGGCTGCTGCAGAAAGTCCAGCCCCCGCGCCAGCAGCTCCAACGCCAGCGCCAACACCTGCTGCAACACCTGCAGCGCCTGCCTCTTCCGTCAATCTTGACAAGGTCTCGCTGACTAAAAACGAAAGCAGCATCTCGCTCAAGAAGGATGACGGCAAGTTCGGTCGTATCCGTGTCAATCTCAACTGGAACCAGAAAACAAAATCCACCGGCCTGTTCGGGATGGGGAAACGTGGAATCGATCTTGATCTGGGCGCGTTTGTAGAATTCAAGAATGGCGAATTCGCTGTTATTCAGGCACTCGGAAAGGCCTTCGGCGATCTGGACAAACAACCCTTCGTCAAACTGATGGGAGACGACAGAACAGGTACTTCAACGGATGGCGAGTGGCTTGAGATAAATGGCGATGCCTGGCCCTCATTTCGTCGTGTTCTGATATTCGCATTTATCTATCAAGGTGCTGCTAACTGGCAGGAAACGGACGGTGTCATCCGAATGATGGTTCCAGGGCAGCCTGAAGTAGAAGTGCGCATGAATGAGTTGAATTCGAACAAGCGCGACATCATGTGCGCAGTGGCTCTGCTTGAAAATAACAATAACCAGATTCGCGTCAACCGAGAGGTCAGTTTCTTTGGCGGGCATGAACAGATGGATAAGGGCTATGGCTGGGGCATGAAGTGGCGCGCTGGTAGAAAATAA
- a CDS encoding vWA domain-containing protein codes for MRRLPVYLLLDTSTSMRGEPINAVRDGLDLLVSTLRQDPYALETAYLSVITFDTSAKQLVPLTELTDFQTPSIEAKGATSLGEALSLAAECIGREVQKSDAETKGDWKPLVFLMTDGAPTDSWQRGLKDFRAAKPGMVICCAAGPGADTKVLEEISEIVVTLDTADGATIASFFKWVSASITTSSRKVDLSKNDVGGIEELPPTPSGVNLAKG; via the coding sequence ATGAGAAGGCTTCCCGTATATCTCCTGCTGGACACATCGACCTCGATGAGAGGTGAACCGATCAATGCCGTGCGTGACGGGCTTGATCTTCTGGTTAGCACATTGCGTCAGGATCCCTATGCCCTGGAGACGGCCTACCTTTCAGTCATTACTTTCGATACCTCTGCCAAACAGCTGGTTCCACTCACCGAACTGACTGATTTTCAGACACCGAGTATTGAGGCCAAGGGAGCAACATCGCTGGGCGAGGCGCTGTCTCTGGCTGCAGAGTGTATAGGCCGTGAGGTCCAGAAATCTGATGCTGAAACCAAAGGGGACTGGAAACCGCTTGTTTTTCTAATGACAGATGGTGCGCCGACAGACAGCTGGCAGAGGGGGCTCAAAGACTTTCGTGCCGCAAAGCCTGGCATGGTGATCTGCTGTGCCGCAGGACCGGGTGCCGATACAAAGGTGCTTGAAGAGATTTCCGAAATTGTGGTGACGCTCGATACCGCTGATGGGGCAACCATCGCCTCATTCTTCAAATGGGTATCCGCATCAATCACAACTTCCTCCCGAAAGGTCGATCTCAGCAAGAACGATGTCGGCGGTATAGAGGAGCTTCCGCCTACGCCCTCCGGTGTCAATCTTGCTAAGGGCTAA
- a CDS encoding vWA domain-containing protein yields MRRLPVYMLLDTSGSMQGEPIEAVNSGMETLIGALRQDPYALETVHMSVMTFDADAKTIIPLTPLEDVLLPQITTPRSGPTHLGLALETLGVQVSKDVIKGSDAEKGDWAPYLFIMTDGKPSDTQLYAEQCIAMRKLGFASIVGCAAGPKAKEDDLKPLCDHIVRLDTMDSSAFAKLFKWVSEIIASGNKSLGTTETKSLPPPPPEINVVF; encoded by the coding sequence ATGAGAAGACTTCCCGTTTATATGCTGCTGGATACATCCGGAAGCATGCAGGGCGAACCGATTGAGGCGGTAAATTCGGGTATGGAGACGCTGATTGGAGCGCTCCGTCAGGACCCCTATGCGCTCGAAACGGTGCATATGTCGGTGATGACCTTTGATGCCGACGCCAAGACCATCATTCCGTTGACACCACTTGAGGATGTGCTGTTACCGCAGATCACCACACCTCGCTCAGGCCCGACACATCTGGGACTGGCGCTGGAAACGCTGGGTGTTCAGGTAAGCAAGGATGTCATCAAGGGGAGCGATGCTGAAAAGGGCGACTGGGCTCCGTACCTTTTCATCATGACCGATGGCAAGCCCTCAGATACTCAGTTGTATGCCGAGCAATGTATCGCCATGCGCAAGCTTGGTTTTGCCAGCATCGTCGGTTGCGCGGCTGGTCCCAAGGCAAAAGAGGATGATCTGAAGCCATTGTGTGATCACATTGTGCGTCTGGACACCATGGACAGTAGTGCCTTTGCCAAGCTCTTCAAATGGGTATCTGAAATCATAGCCTCAGGTAACAAGAGCCTCGGTACCACTGAGACTAAAAGTCTGCCCCCGCCACCGCCTGAAATAAACGTGGTGTTCTGA
- a CDS encoding TerY-C metal binding domain-containing protein, with translation MRKFPIYLLVDVSESMAGDALTQLENGMRQITADLMQDPHALETAYLSVIAFAGRARTLTPLTELVEFVPPHLPVGGGTGLGCALMHLMDEIDNNVTPGSPERKGDWKPLVFLITDGVPTDDVEPAMRRWQDNYAHRVAIVAVSIGGGGDHNILSRLTDDIIPFDDTVDGAFKKFITWITNSVKSSTRSVTTGGGITLSKLGDDVSGRSLSGMPFEAVDDRYAVFVGRCTENKAPYVVKYERHMNRMNTQVPQLEELFKTRDYLLKAAVPVQQDYFELCDGEKTDASVSSTQLIGQPDCPHCHAQFGMAVCACGGIHCVKGDGFSVCPWCTEVGNYGSSGKSDDGFDIGRGRG, from the coding sequence ATGCGAAAGTTTCCCATCTATCTGCTTGTTGACGTGTCTGAGTCGATGGCGGGCGACGCCCTGACTCAGCTTGAAAATGGCATGCGTCAGATCACCGCAGACCTGATGCAAGACCCTCACGCTTTGGAGACTGCCTATCTTTCGGTGATCGCCTTCGCTGGCCGCGCAAGAACGCTGACGCCGCTAACGGAGCTGGTTGAGTTCGTGCCGCCGCACCTTCCCGTCGGTGGCGGTACCGGGCTTGGTTGTGCGCTTATGCATTTAATGGATGAAATCGATAACAATGTGACGCCCGGTTCGCCCGAGCGTAAAGGCGACTGGAAGCCTCTGGTGTTTCTGATCACCGATGGCGTGCCGACCGATGATGTTGAGCCAGCGATGCGGCGCTGGCAGGATAACTATGCGCATCGTGTTGCTATTGTTGCGGTGTCTATCGGTGGTGGTGGCGACCACAATATTCTGTCTCGACTCACGGACGACATTATTCCCTTCGACGACACGGTGGACGGTGCGTTCAAGAAATTCATAACCTGGATTACCAATTCGGTCAAAAGCTCAACGCGTAGTGTCACAACAGGTGGTGGTATTACGTTGAGCAAGCTGGGAGATGATGTGTCGGGGCGTAGTTTAAGCGGGATGCCATTCGAGGCGGTTGATGATCGGTATGCCGTTTTTGTTGGTCGTTGTACTGAAAACAAGGCGCCGTATGTTGTCAAATATGAGCGGCATATGAACCGGATGAATACTCAGGTTCCGCAACTCGAAGAGCTTTTCAAAACGAGAGATTACCTGCTAAAGGCTGCAGTGCCTGTACAGCAGGATTATTTCGAGCTGTGTGATGGTGAAAAAACAGATGCCAGTGTGAGCTCCACGCAACTGATAGGCCAGCCTGACTGCCCGCATTGTCACGCCCAGTTCGGTATGGCTGTCTGTGCCTGCGGCGGTATTCATTGCGTAAAGGGCGATGGTTTTTCTGTCTGCCCCTGGTGCACTGAGGTGGGTAACTACGGTTCTTCCGGTAAATCTGATGATGGCTTTGATATCGGACGAGGACGCGGGTGA
- a CDS encoding PP2C family serine/threonine-protein phosphatase, translating to MMALISDEDAGEQIPGELPDAQIALPCELEAEEDDALIIGPGGIPKTGLESSQPDPDRVNLKNGKAHQSYQTSIEGYSNIAVKDNGGAALEISPEGEVSGEAMVAGEYTLILEALKAGRPVAIRARLSIIADPRDLWKAIASDQQAPNAKVDEASDYCRSAEAFIVAASKRGRSHAQVGSYRDDDFSIRADTETGWHILIVADGAGSAELSREGSRIACEVVLAALPVLLAEKVDPRLQSVVEGYADDPESWALMVREELLKPVLPEAALEAARAIELEAAETDREPQEFSTTLVIAISKKVSDRWFTASFSVGDGGVAIFDVDKNEVAVICRPDSGEYAGQTRFLACSEFDDANDLMGRIFVDLRENFTVLAAMTDGVTDAKFPTDAALENSQIWSEFWAEDISKEVDLQSNNPAIQEQMLSWLDFWSRGNHDDRTIALMLPEQAVNECD from the coding sequence ATGATGGCTTTGATATCGGACGAGGACGCGGGTGAGCAGATCCCCGGGGAGTTACCTGATGCACAGATTGCATTGCCATGTGAACTTGAAGCAGAGGAGGACGATGCGTTGATCATAGGACCAGGTGGTATTCCCAAGACCGGACTGGAGTCGTCGCAACCGGATCCGGACCGGGTCAATCTGAAAAATGGCAAGGCACACCAGTCGTATCAGACCTCTATTGAGGGCTATTCGAATATTGCCGTGAAGGACAATGGTGGCGCTGCGCTGGAAATTTCACCCGAGGGTGAAGTGTCAGGCGAGGCGATGGTCGCAGGTGAGTACACGCTGATCCTGGAAGCGCTTAAAGCGGGTCGGCCAGTTGCCATACGGGCACGCCTGTCAATTATCGCTGATCCTCGTGACTTGTGGAAAGCCATTGCCTCAGATCAGCAAGCACCCAATGCCAAGGTGGATGAAGCGTCTGATTACTGCCGAAGTGCTGAGGCTTTTATCGTGGCAGCCAGCAAGCGTGGCAGATCACATGCACAAGTGGGAAGTTATCGCGATGATGATTTTTCTATCCGGGCCGATACTGAGACAGGCTGGCATATTCTGATTGTTGCCGACGGTGCAGGATCGGCAGAGCTGAGTCGAGAAGGTAGCAGGATCGCTTGCGAGGTCGTACTTGCTGCTCTGCCGGTGCTGCTGGCGGAGAAGGTTGATCCTCGATTACAGAGTGTCGTCGAAGGCTATGCTGATGACCCGGAGTCTTGGGCGTTGATGGTGAGAGAGGAGTTGCTCAAACCAGTTCTGCCAGAAGCCGCCCTTGAAGCCGCTCGGGCGATTGAACTGGAGGCTGCTGAAACAGACCGCGAGCCGCAGGAATTTTCCACAACCCTCGTTATAGCCATTTCCAAAAAGGTGTCGGACAGGTGGTTTACCGCAAGTTTTTCGGTCGGGGATGGTGGGGTTGCCATATTTGATGTCGATAAAAATGAGGTTGCCGTGATCTGTCGACCCGATAGCGGTGAATACGCGGGCCAGACTCGCTTTCTTGCCTGTTCGGAATTTGATGACGCAAACGATCTCATGGGTCGTATCTTTGTTGATCTCAGAGAGAATTTTACGGTGCTGGCGGCAATGACCGACGGTGTCACTGATGCGAAATTTCCGACTGATGCGGCTTTGGAAAACTCGCAGATCTGGTCTGAGTTCTGGGCTGAGGACATCAGTAAGGAAGTTGATTTGCAATCGAATAATCCAGCTATCCAGGAGCAGATGCTGAGCTGGCTTGATTTCTGGTCACGCGGCAATCACGACGACAGAACCATTGCCTTGATGCTGCCGGAGCAAGCAGTTAATGAATGTGATTAG
- a CDS encoding helix-hairpin-helix domain-containing protein, with amino-acid sequence MNVISLTSENGQPVSFVDEIIASGAMKDIYVSPDKTYVVGFFRDTPDAALKERLREITTRYRKNLFEKEGGDFWKDYFCWPVDTVEYNGRMGVVVPFYASDFFFEFGSKNDDMLNIRGKDKEGKWFASASNREKFLDPREKGNWLTHLQICLSISRAVRRLHMAGLAHSDLSYKNVLIDPTRGKACLIDIDGLVVPGKFPPDVVGTPDFIAPEVISTQGLAKNDEARFLPSRTTDRHALAVLIYMYLFFRHPLRGRKVFDPDPTRDEELGMGKDALFVEHPTDASNRVRPSDLRPQAMPWGDPAERPYTMAGPLLQELFERAFIVGLHDPDKRPSAADWENALIRTMDMIQPCSASCEMGWFVFDNTRAPVCPHCGTPYRGKLPVLNLYSSRTKGSFHPDNHRVMVWDGQSLFPWHVNRTVFPNEHLDPALKKRMGYFQMHGGDWFLVNEGMPGMRDMSAGKEIAIGSNVKLEEGTQVLLSPDEGGRLIQVQMAGV; translated from the coding sequence ATGAATGTGATTAGTCTGACATCCGAGAATGGGCAGCCTGTGTCTTTTGTCGATGAGATAATTGCTTCAGGCGCTATGAAAGACATCTATGTCAGTCCTGATAAAACCTATGTTGTGGGTTTTTTCAGGGATACACCGGACGCCGCTTTGAAAGAGCGCTTACGTGAGATTACTACACGCTATCGGAAAAACCTGTTCGAAAAGGAGGGCGGGGACTTCTGGAAAGACTACTTCTGCTGGCCTGTGGATACCGTTGAATACAACGGTCGCATGGGCGTCGTTGTCCCTTTTTATGCGTCGGATTTTTTCTTCGAATTTGGCTCGAAGAATGACGATATGCTGAACATTCGCGGCAAGGATAAAGAGGGGAAGTGGTTTGCTTCTGCCTCTAACAGAGAGAAGTTTCTTGATCCTCGCGAGAAGGGTAACTGGTTGACGCATCTGCAAATCTGCCTGTCTATCTCGCGAGCGGTACGGCGATTACATATGGCTGGTCTGGCACATTCTGACCTGAGCTACAAGAATGTCTTGATTGATCCGACAAGAGGCAAGGCATGCCTGATTGATATTGATGGTCTGGTCGTGCCCGGCAAGTTCCCACCTGATGTGGTGGGTACACCTGATTTCATCGCACCGGAAGTGATTTCTACTCAAGGTCTGGCCAAGAATGATGAGGCTCGATTTCTGCCATCCAGAACAACCGACAGACATGCGTTGGCTGTTCTGATCTATATGTACTTGTTCTTTCGGCATCCGCTTCGCGGGCGCAAGGTTTTTGATCCAGACCCTACGCGTGATGAGGAATTGGGTATGGGCAAGGATGCGCTCTTTGTCGAACATCCCACTGATGCCAGCAATCGTGTGCGTCCGAGTGATCTGCGGCCTCAGGCCATGCCCTGGGGGGATCCAGCAGAGCGCCCCTATACGATGGCTGGGCCACTGTTGCAGGAACTCTTTGAGCGTGCCTTCATTGTCGGCTTGCATGATCCGGATAAACGTCCTTCTGCCGCTGATTGGGAGAATGCACTGATACGTACCATGGATATGATCCAGCCCTGTTCGGCGTCTTGTGAGATGGGCTGGTTTGTTTTCGACAATACTCGTGCGCCGGTTTGTCCGCACTGTGGTACGCCTTATCGCGGAAAACTGCCCGTGCTCAATCTCTACTCCAGTCGAACCAAAGGCAGTTTTCATCCCGACAACCATCGCGTCATGGTCTGGGACGGGCAATCGCTTTTCCCTTGGCATGTGAACCGCACGGTGTTTCCCAATGAACACCTTGACCCTGCTTTGAAAAAGCGCATGGGTTATTTCCAGATGCATGGTGGCGACTGGTTTCTGGTGAATGAGGGTATGCCCGGCATGAGGGATATGTCTGCAGGCAAAGAGATTGCTATTGGCAGCAACGTAAAGCTTGAAGAGGGGACGCAAGTATTGCTGTCGCCTGATGAGGGTGGACGACTGATCCAGGTACAAATGGCCGGTGTCTGA
- a CDS encoding SEC-C metal-binding domain-containing protein translates to MRERNSDAPNELEHVLQAAGLLVCGDAKPAEFLEWFRTSVPAMAPRFAKSLSDADGGSGVLIYGMGRALWSAMPQPSNRYRPQPLPKPDRNGRCPCSSGRKFKQCCALAEPPREMFESMNLLRYVLDGESKAALRRIDASVMDPAALDDVAQQWTHEGNFERALALLESVFDEGAKLPKHAEMLLDTLFDIWPPNHKPQRRRRLAERLANGASPAVACVAVHRCILMLADESKMEEAWVRFHAGMRQYPKEVNFAGLEITLLLRENRLDEAKRRAEFWEHWLRRQGSQYHPYAERLVSMAESGGGQGVLERLRDEWPMIDKLAELIESQPISVDGYAPRPTDAEAPIVLMPDSSMVAIERRWSEAGVGGKPALVMFDSGDEPMDLEQIIAMLEQDPALLHSFDVLDDISQSLQTLASDWAELGAVMELVLQRAETMLFAIVTGKMSAEWVKAASWCDAIPNIIHEMPWGFLENRPALRLMARYINYLNFNTVGSFERWLPRARVLLKINPNDNHGYREMVSIELLRQRRPRDAMALLDQYPDDAMGAIVMNRVLALFLLERKTEAASTLCKGGTWLREIRKGIKQDSYAKPRDISESGITMGGRDEAWFYRQDMRTTWKEVGAMEWLKQQPAPGKLHRGANSSVDEGA, encoded by the coding sequence ATGCGTGAGCGCAACTCCGACGCGCCAAATGAACTGGAACATGTCCTTCAGGCAGCTGGCCTGCTGGTCTGCGGTGATGCCAAACCAGCTGAGTTCCTTGAATGGTTCCGGACAAGTGTGCCGGCCATGGCCCCGCGCTTTGCCAAATCTCTGTCTGATGCTGATGGTGGCTCTGGAGTCTTGATCTATGGCATGGGACGGGCTTTGTGGAGCGCAATGCCACAGCCGTCAAATCGCTATCGACCGCAGCCATTGCCCAAGCCGGATCGCAATGGCCGCTGCCCCTGTAGTTCGGGACGCAAGTTCAAGCAATGTTGCGCGCTGGCTGAACCTCCTCGAGAGATGTTTGAGTCCATGAATTTGTTGCGCTATGTGCTCGATGGCGAAAGCAAAGCGGCTTTGAGGCGAATCGATGCTAGTGTGATGGATCCGGCTGCGCTGGATGATGTCGCACAGCAGTGGACTCACGAAGGTAATTTTGAACGCGCCCTGGCACTGCTGGAGTCCGTGTTCGATGAAGGGGCAAAGCTTCCAAAGCATGCTGAGATGCTGCTGGACACTTTGTTTGATATCTGGCCTCCGAATCACAAGCCTCAGCGTCGCCGTCGCCTGGCTGAGCGGCTTGCCAATGGAGCGAGTCCGGCAGTTGCCTGCGTCGCTGTGCATCGCTGCATCTTGATGCTGGCGGACGAGAGCAAGATGGAGGAGGCCTGGGTTCGGTTTCACGCGGGCATGCGCCAGTATCCTAAGGAGGTGAACTTTGCCGGGTTGGAGATTACCTTGCTGCTCAGGGAAAATCGTCTGGACGAAGCAAAGCGTCGGGCAGAGTTCTGGGAGCACTGGTTGAGGCGTCAGGGTTCCCAGTATCACCCCTATGCCGAACGCCTCGTGTCCATGGCTGAATCTGGTGGTGGTCAAGGAGTACTTGAGCGATTGCGCGATGAGTGGCCCATGATCGACAAACTGGCAGAATTGATCGAGTCACAGCCTATAAGCGTTGATGGCTACGCACCTCGGCCTACTGATGCCGAAGCTCCTATTGTGCTGATGCCCGATTCCAGTATGGTTGCCATTGAACGACGGTGGTCAGAAGCCGGGGTTGGTGGCAAGCCGGCGCTGGTCATGTTCGATTCAGGTGATGAGCCAATGGATCTGGAGCAGATCATTGCCATGCTTGAACAGGATCCAGCTCTGCTGCATAGCTTTGATGTGCTAGATGATATAAGCCAGTCGCTGCAGACCTTAGCATCCGATTGGGCCGAGCTTGGTGCTGTAATGGAGCTCGTTCTGCAACGTGCAGAAACGATGCTGTTTGCTATCGTGACCGGCAAGATGAGTGCTGAATGGGTCAAGGCTGCCAGTTGGTGTGACGCCATACCCAATATCATTCATGAGATGCCGTGGGGTTTTCTGGAAAACCGACCGGCATTGCGCCTGATGGCTCGATATATCAATTATCTGAATTTCAACACCGTAGGTAGCTTCGAACGCTGGTTGCCTCGCGCTCGAGTCTTGCTGAAAATCAACCCGAACGATAACCATGGGTACCGTGAAATGGTCTCTATAGAGTTGTTGCGTCAGCGACGTCCAAGAGATGCTATGGCATTACTGGATCAGTACCCCGACGATGCAATGGGAGCGATAGTCATGAATCGGGTGTTGGCCTTGTTCTTACTGGAGCGAAAGACAGAGGCAGCAAGTACATTATGCAAAGGTGGCACTTGGCTGCGTGAGATACGCAAGGGGATAAAACAGGATAGCTACGCCAAGCCACGTGATATCAGCGAGTCCGGTATCACTATGGGTGGCCGTGATGAAGCGTGGTTCTACCGACAGGATATGCGCACTACCTGGAAGGAGGTTGGGGCCATGGAATGGTTGAAGCAACAGCCAGCGCCTGGAAAATTGCATCGAGGTGCGAACTCGTCAGTCGACGAGGGTGCGTGA